Below is a window of Chloroflexota bacterium DNA.
CGCCTGGGCGCGTCGGCTGCTCGGCCTCTACTCTGGCGATTTCCTCAGCTACTACGGAACCTACTCCTCAGGCCAGACCAGCTACGCCACGCCCTTCACCTACGGTGTCGGCAGCACCGGCAACATGTGGTCCGACCTGGTCAACTCCAAGCTGATCATCCTGCTGGGCCACAACCCTGGCGAGACCGTCTTCGGCACGAACAGCATGTACTGGCTGCGGAAGGCCCGGGAGGCCGGCGCACGCATCATCAGTATCGATCCACGCTACACCGACACCGCCGTCGCCATCGCCGACGAGTGGATCCCGATCCGCCCCAGCACCGACAGCGCCCTGATGGACGCGATGGCCTTCGTCATCATCACCGAGGGCATGGCCGACCAGCAGTTCCTGGAGACCTATACCCTCGGCTTCGACGAGGCCCACATGCCGGAGGGCATCCCGGCCGGCAACTCCTACAAGAACTACATTCTGGGCGAGGCTGACGGGCAGCCGAAGACGCCCGAGTGGGCCGAGCCGATCACCGGCATCCCGGCCAGCACGATCCGCCAGCTTGGCCGCGAGTACGGCTCGATCAAGCCGGCCGCCTTCGTGGCCGGCTACGGGCCGCAGCGCCACGCCAACGGCGAGCAGAGCGTCCGCTCCAACTCGGTCCTGCCGGCGCTGACGGGCAACGTCGGCGTGCACGGCGGCTGGGCCGGTGGGGCGGGCGGCACCCCGGCCGGCGCGAAGCTCGGCGCGATCCCGTTCGAGGGTGGCAAGGTCAAGATCTCCTGCTTCATGTGGACCGACGCGGTCATCCGTGGCAAGGAGATGACGGCCAAGACTGACCTGATCCAGGGCGCTGACAAGCTCCCGACCAACGTCAAGTTCATCTTCAACCTGGCCGGCAACACCCTGGTCAACCAGCACTCGGACATCCTGCGGACCCAGAAGATCCTCAAGGATGAGTCGATGGCCGAGTTCATCGTCAGCTCGGACATCTTCCAGACGCCGAGCACGCTGTACTCGGACCTGGTTCTGCCCGGCCCCAGCATCTTCGAGCGCCCGAACATCGTCACGCCGTGGGGCTACGGCGAGTACATCATCTACCTGCACCAGCTCCTCGAGCCGATGTACGAGACGCGCAACGAGTACGACTGGATGAGCGACGTCGCCCAGAAGCTGGGGGTCGGCGAGAGGTTCACCGAGGGCAAGACGGCGGATGACTGGCTGCGCTTCGTCACCGAGGCGACGGCCAAGGGCCATCCCGAGTGGCCCGGCTTCGAGGCCTTCAAGGAGAAG
It encodes the following:
- a CDS encoding molybdopterin-dependent oxidoreductase, translated to MSPHWTLDRRTFLKWSGALAGVTAAEALASEGHIPFSVLPAAADGRASLPLPLLAATAPAAERVVATGCGNNCGGRCVLLAHIKDGVITRIESDPDPDLPDQPQLRACLRGRSYRQIVYHPDRLKYPMKRVGARGEGKFERISWDEATTTIAEQVKRVTAQYGPLAIYVNYGSGISGINRGDAWARRLLGLYSGDFLSYYGTYSSGQTSYATPFTYGVGSTGNMWSDLVNSKLIILLGHNPGETVFGTNSMYWLRKAREAGARIISIDPRYTDTAVAIADEWIPIRPSTDSALMDAMAFVIITEGMADQQFLETYTLGFDEAHMPEGIPAGNSYKNYILGEADGQPKTPEWAEPITGIPASTIRQLGREYGSIKPAAFVAGYGPQRHANGEQSVRSNSVLPALTGNVGVHGGWAGGAGGTPAGAKLGAIPFEGGKVKISCFMWTDAVIRGKEMTAKTDLIQGADKLPTNVKFIFNLAGNTLVNQHSDILRTQKILKDESMAEFIVSSDIFQTPSTLYSDLVLPGPSIFERPNIVTPWGYGEYIIYLHQLLEPMYETRNEYDWMSDVAQKLGVGERFTEGKTADDWLRFVTEATAKGHPEWPGFEAFKEKGSFKLWFKTPVVAFEKQIKDPANAPFTTPSGKIEIFSERLWKRGQLDTVPAIPKYVPAFEGPADPLIAKFPLQLVSFHFKRRVHSTHDNNPWMIEMAPQVLWVNPMDAQARGIEDGDQVKVFNDRGATLVPAKVTPRIMPGVLGLPQGAWFTPNAQGIDANGSANVLSTQRGSYMSNSNPQHDNLVQLVKA